From Erigeron canadensis isolate Cc75 chromosome 5, C_canadensis_v1, whole genome shotgun sequence:
AAGACCTTTTGTGCAGATGGATGAATTTCTTTCTGATCCTCTACAATTGTAGCTTATCGTAACGATCTTGTAGTCATTATTGATGGGATGATGGGATCGAAACCAAATCCAACTATGTCATCGTCACGTCTCTATCCCTGCATCTCCAAACAAAATTTTGAAACCCATGTGTAAGAAATCACAAAACAAAACTCTAACCTTCTTGTAAACAAATTAAGAAGAAacctaattatttatattaagaagttatataaataatagagTTCAGATATAGAAAATAGAACCAATAATCATCAACTAGATGATTATGAatacagaaatatatatatatatatatcgatttgatatatatatatcgatctgatatatatatatatatatgaatgtaatGTATATGTACATTGAGAGAAAAAACAGGAGATTGATCGATCGAATATCTAAACTGCAACCCTAATCCCCAAATTGGGGTATTTATACAAGTGTAAATTTGGTATTTACACTTGTAACCTTCAGCTTCCTTTCTTCACACTTTAATTCCTTCTCTTCACATCTTCACAACTATTAACCTTCATCTTTACTAATTTGACAATTCTAGTCCCTCAGGTACAtgtaaaataacacaaataaccCAAATTGGTATACAAGGTAATATTGCAAGTAACTCAACATCCCCCCTCAATATTAACCTTGAAAAGATCAATTAAATTTAGTTgatcacaaagataagaatgtTGCTTTGAACCTAAACTTTTGGTAAGTAAATCTGCTATATTTACATCAGATTTAACCTTTTCAGTTTTAATTATACCAACAGTGATTTTTTCTCTTACAAAATGCAAATCAATATCAAAATGCTTTGTTTACTCATGAAAAACAGGATTAGCTGCAATTTGTAAAGCTGAACTGCTGTCACTGCAAACAGAAACTGGTAACATGTGGTTACCCAATCCCAAATCTTTCAATAGGTTCAAAAGCCATATAATTTCACAAGTAACAGTTGCTAAAGCTCTATATTCTGCTTCTGCAGAAGACTTAGCAACTGTTGATTGTTTCTTACTTTTCCAGGAAATCAAAGTGTTACCCAGAAACACAGAATAGCCAGTAATGGATCTCCTTGTACGTAAACACCTAGCCCAATCAGAATCCACAAAAGCTTTAAGAGACAAGGACTTACATGACTGAATGTGCAAACCTTTTCCAGGAGAGTTCTTAAGATACCTTAGAACTCTAAGACCAAGTTGAAAGTGTTCAACCATAGGAGCATGCATAAACTGACTGAGACATTGAACTGCATAGCTTATGTCAGATCTTGTTAAAGTAAGGTATATAAACTTACCAATCAATTTATGATACACAGAAATATTCTCAAGAGGTTTACTTTTTGAACTATTTGGTTTAATAGTCAGATTAATATCTAAAGGTGTTGCAATGGGCTTACAACCAAGTAATCCAAAATCATTAAGAAGCTCTAAACAATACTTTCTCTCTTGCATTCCACTGTCTAGGTACTTGTTTAAGCCCATATAAAGACTTGACTAACTTACAAACTTTTCCATCATTGCTATCAAAATAGTCTTCAGGTAATTTCATATAAACATCTTCATAAAGATCACCATATAAGAAAGCATTATTTATATCTAATTGAAATAAAGACCAGTTTTAAGAAACGACAATAGTAAGAAGAGACCTTAATGTAACCATTTTGACCAGAGGAGAAAATGTATGTTCAAAATCAACACCAGGCTTTTGACTAAAGCCCTTGGCAACTAACCTTGCTTTATATCTTTCAATTTCACCACTAGCCTTATATTTAATCTTATAAATCCATTTGCATCCCATTGGCTCTCTTCCATGTGATAAATCAGTTATTATCCTAGTACCATTTCTATTTAGGGCTTCCATTTTTAAATTCATGGCATCAATCCAATTTTGATCCTTATTAGCCTCAAAATAGGTATTTGGTTCAACACTTTTATTGAGATTAGACACAAAAGCATAAGCATTCATACTTAAGTTGGTATAATTCACAACCTTATTCAAAGGATACTTAACAAGAGAATGATCAATCGAATATCAGAACTGCAACCCTAATCCCCAAATTGGGGTATTTATACAAGTAGGGATGGGTATGGGACCGTCCCGGTCCCGAAATTCTTAAAAACTTGGTACCGGTACCGTACCGAGACGGGACCGGAAAATCGGTACCAAATCCCGATTAGTCCCATTTAATTCCAATGACTAAATCATTAATACAAAAAAATgaatcaattttataaatatcCACAAGCATTGGTCAACGTTTGAAAATAAGACCATATTTAGTCAAATTAtcgttaaattaaaaattaagattaGTTGGATTAGTAGAAACATTAGGGTGAACTGAAATGAAACCTCTACACAAGATTAGGTTGACATATTtctgttgagtcttggattcgctgaccaAACTTGTTCGCTGACATGTATTGTCAGCAAGTcctcagcgagtccagtgactctcttcagcggggtgtatgctgcccaaatgtttgtcatggcagGAAGTATTCAAACcgtatgaagacaagagtcacatggtggtttttccaactgtaacataccttacatggtaaaggtacatgttgggaccaaaacttgggtcttctctctcatacccattttggtaaagaagacaagggctcttgcttggaagtacaaggagccaatggaacgtcgacaaccaccatctatcaccatcaaaggaaggctgtgttgccctaattcttcctctatataaagcaacacagccgcattgtatcatgtgtgttagtcaccttgaaagtgtgtgtcacttgtaattgttcaagtttatagtgtgtctagacttggCAATTACCTTGtttatttgtattcttgtaagtcaagtttgtaagatcgaccatgtattcatcgtttaatcaatgatacatatgattatacttgcattgatttattacaattgaacttgtcattgttcttCTTATTTAACTtctatttactttcttgtctaatttaaatataacataagttgttcattcgtggaccatcaattTGACCATCTGGGAAAATTTGGTGATACCAAAAACATTTTGCAAAAGACTTTGAGTTCAAGTTTGACAAAAATATTGATGGAGGTAAACACAGTGAAAGATTTTAGCTAAATTGGACTATTAAAGAACTTAGTTTTGAATTTGGGTCAAAGAAGTGTCACTAATTTGGGCAAGAGATTTGAGCTTTGAATTTGGGTAATGAAATTCGGGACTGTTGGGACTACTTCGGGACTTCGGGAATTTCCCGGTCCCAATCCCTTTTAATACCGGTCCCACGAAACAACAAAAACGAATATCGGTCCCGGTCCCACTCGGGATTCGGTACCACTTTTCAGTACCGGTACCGGGACGGGATCGGGATTTGGGAATTTCCGCTCATCCCTATATACAAGTGTAAATTTGGTATTTACACTTGTAACCTTCAGCTTCCTTTCTTTACACTTTAATCCCTTCTCTTCACATCTTTACAGCTATCAACCTTCATCTTTACAACTTTGACAATTCCAGTCCCTCAGGTACATGTAAAATAACACAATTAACCCAAATTAGTATACAAGGTAATATTGCAAGTAACTCAACACCATGATGTATTCCGCAAAGCATAATGATTCCATTACATGAACCAAGAACATAGTAATTTTGAAAAGACAACTCGACCTGTGTTATGCCATTATTCCTGCTGGGACTTAGCGGCATTTTCTCCGGTGAATGTAATTTGTAAAAGTAATATTCATTtccactttcatcaacaacgGGGGGAGCATAACGTATGCTCAAGAATTTTCATAAGTCTTCACATATATTAAGAGGACATTTTGCAAATCCTGTATATATCATAATACCAACAGCAGTAAAATTAAGTGTGGTAAATGCCAAGATGTATATTTACTCATACTtctatacgagagtaagtacccgcgcgttgtggcggtAAGATGgtaatgtgataggtcataggttgTAATATGTCATAGAGCGTGAAAGCAAAATGCTTTAGCCGACGGGCTCCACTctaggatttaaaaattcgtcgaaagtatatcgaatggaatgacatctctaatgaaagagcatcaAGTTTAAGAAacctatatatttttataatttattgatttacgatttttgagataaaagattttaaatgaattagagaaatttaTGGAGGAGACTAGGAgaggaaaaaatgagtggttgagatttgaaaaaagaaaaaaaaaataagtgattgAGATTTATTCTAAGGctattatgaataagtgatagagctattttagggttttcacttgtttaaagttgaaaaaatggaggaaacaaatgctttataatgtagtagagatagagaGTACTCATTTTTAGTAACAATTAATTTAGTGTTTTATACAAAAGGTGCTTGCCTATTGATCATATGCTCAAGTTCATCTTTTTTTACTTGGAACAGAATATGGCATGTGTTATAGTATTAGCGCACGGGGTAATGTACTTATGTACACtactataaaagaaaattaagtatCAAGAAGTATTAACAAATTAACTCATTGCGTTAATTATCAACCgataattttttatctttttcccCAATACAAACAAGGGTGTTAATTCGTGTACCACTTAGCTTTTACCATACATCACATAATATGTAGCACCCCAACTAGGCGGAAAAATGGGGCATCATTAGAAAAGCTCAGCACGACATGGGAATTAAGTAGAGGCAactaaatgcattcaaggattGAGCAATCCATACACAATTCAAGTACAATTACAAATAACGGATCaaataatgcacaaggagcacaacaccatcaatagtttacaaaaatagatcaaaatgatggctaacgatcctaggcataacccatGAACAggtgcaatgaatcacggatccctaaagtccaagctcaatcctatCACATGAAAGCAATCATccatcacgtctttgattcacttgattacctgaaaagtgtactaaaatgcgtcaacataaagttggtgagttcataggttttgactataagaaacaagtgtcgggacaacaaccgtttaaccttgatacgaacataattagatcattaaatgatcatataaccttgaaaccttgattgggtcattaaatgatctcataattgggatcgttaaacgatcaccaagccttgaaaccATGATTACATCATTTAATGAACctcataaccttgatacgaacgcataacaatcatataaccttgatttaCAATTTAATCGAACACACAACCTTGATAacatagccaaacaatcattcaaccttgattcacaaagcaaacgaacacataaccttgataaactaggcAAACAATCATAAAACCTTGATTCATAAagcaaacgaacacataacctcGATTACTCAcataaacgaacacataacgaTCAAACGAACCAATGGAAcaagttgtacacttttcaccccaaaatcatgtaaagaaaaggggctacgaaactcaccttggcctTAAGCGTTTGTAGAAGGTGACTAAGCGGGTAAGTGGGGAGCACAACAGTCACAAAACCTATTATATCAACATTAAATCATCACATTATAGCTTACGTTACGTTTCAAGTCATCCTAGACCAAACCAAGAATTTACATATGGTTTTTAActagttcatcttggttctgattttattcatcttggttctgattttgttcatcttggttctgatttGTTCATCTTGGTTGTCACTAGTTCATTTTTGTTATGATTAGCTCATCTTGGTTGTGGCTAGTTCATCTTGTTTAGTATTAATTCATATTGGTTCTAGACTGTGACTAACGGTCGTTTATGACTAACGGTCGTTTATAACTAACGGATCTTTGTTCTAAtttgttcatcttggttctgaacAGTTGTCAAAATAAGTCCTCAAAACTAACGACCGTTAAAACCTGCACCAATTTCGACCCAACATGCACCCAAGTTTCCTTTTGACCTCAAAATCAATTAGGGGACACTTCCAAACTCATTCCAAGCATAAATGAACATAACCCACAACACAAACTCGATATATAACATCACAACTTGTCCGAATTCGTTTTTGACCCAAATCAAAACCCTaagaaaccctaattcgacccaAAAATCGTTGACCATTTCGGGTCCATATGGAAGTCACCAATCATGTTATCAACCCATTTTGGACAAAACCTATCATCAAAAACTCTTTCATTTCGTAATCCAAGACCAATTTATACCCAAATCCACCTGAAACCCTAACTTGGCTATAAGAACCCATTTTTCTCTCAAATTTACTTAAGGTTGACCAAAAATAAGATTAATAACATTAAATTATGATTTTGAGTTAGGAATTACTTACCAAAACCACTACCAAGTGCTAAACCCGATTTTTGAGCAAAAAGAGGAATTTCCTTGCACTTTGAAGATCCAAACTTTTGATATGtgttaaaaatgatgataatgatgatgttgCTACTACAAATCTTGTTCAAGCAACAATTAATAATGCTagaatttagagagagaaagtgaagatgtgtgtgtgttttttttatatatattcttcgaTTTTAGAGAGAGGGAGAAAGATGGAATGAGATGAATGGATGGAAAGTAGAGGCgttgaaaataaccaaacccaaataacccgacccaACCCAAATGGATTTGGGTGAAACGGGTTGGGTTATTCGGTTTATGGGTCGTTATTTGGgttaacccgaataacccaaagCTTAACTGGTTTGGGTTATGGGtgaaaaatttattatttgggTCAACTCAAATGACCCGAATAAGTTAttcatttgttttatatatgctaATATAAAATGTCgaatttgtttaaagtatatattagttattaaattttcatttatagacaaaattagaagaATACAAGGCTGGAAGAATAGGACCCGAGTACCGATCAACATCCTTAATGGAAAGGGTGGAAGAATAGGAGGGGATAAGGTTAGGTGGGGTTGGTCAATGATATGGGTTTGGGTCAACCCATAGGTAATccattcatttaatttaatctagTTATCCCTCAACTAacaatttaacatttaatttaaatcaACCAATAACCTTGACTAGCCCACGAACGTAAATTAATCACAACGATTATCAATTCACATAATACCTTGAACACAATTATATCACAAGTAACTCGATCacatactaattaattaatgttaattaaTCGAATGTACACAAAACTAACGGgtcaacaaaaatcaaatttcaCGAATGTTACATAATATACTTTACAATGTTGcattaaaactttatttaaatatacaatatatatcttCCACTTAATATTATatcttattataaaaaaaaactaaattgaCCTATATTAATTAgtgtttttagttttaaataaaatgtatttataaaatcaaaagaaaacaaCTATTGGGGATTCATGACAACGTAGGATTAagtttgcatcaaactttcaaTAACACATTAACCATATAACCGTTTCTCAAACAGGGCTTTCAAAATCACATTTTCTCTAAATAAAAATGCACATATTTTCACCTTTTTTCAGACTATTTCCAAACCCCGTTATCTTATACACTCAAAATTTCCAAAACCCATAATCAGTGAACCTTCCAAAACCCGGCCATTTCCTTCTTAAGCATCGGTATTAGCCGATTTGACCACTCTATGATATATCTATGAATTCACTCTTAATAACCTGGCctaactataatatatatatatatatatatatataacaaaaaagaagGGCTTTTTTGTATACCTTTCCTCTAGTTTTGGACTTGAGAGAAGGAATAGTAAGATGAAGATTCGTCTCCGAAAGACAATTCGATATCGAGTTTTTCGCAGCATTCATAACCTCATTTCTCCTTTCACTTTCGGTCAAAACATCCAAATTCAAATTCAATCCCTGATTTTCTTGTTTTGTTGCCATTACCATTGATATCTTGGGCAATCTCTGATCGAATTTGAAAGTGGGTCTTGGTGATAATGATGAAAAATGTAGACATTTGTTGATTGAAGATGGCGAATTaatgggttttagggttttggcaGGGTTTAAGCCTGGAATACACGCAGCCATTTATAAAAAGAATGCATGAGTTTGTGTAAGAATGAGAGTGAAAAGAAAACAAGTTATATGTTTtcgtttgttttatttttccttcttttcattttgATGGAAGAGATTCTAAACTATTCCAATCGATTGTTGTCGTGCTCAGGACGAAAATACTTCACCTAGTTTAATTAGTCTTCAAATGGGGTAGCTTCAAGATATATGTATTATAgatgttaaaattaattaatgaaatggTACTTAATGTTTAcgcgatattgctggtttcatacctttcctttcgaaattatgctgatcatacccaatgtttcaaaaactccactcggaccataccggAGGCAAACGTTGTTAGCTGACCGTCAAAAcccccccacgtgacttgcacgtgaggggtaaaaaCGTGTTTTCATGTTtcttaattacataaatggtacctaacgtttgctcggtattgttggtttcatacctaacgtttagttaaattattttttttaaagtgaattTTGCTTGAAGCTACTTGTCACGATTCGACAACGGggggtctagcatacgttgttttaaccggatcCACGCTAGAGAGTTCTAGGGGTGAGTACAGTTCAAATTGGGTCAGTTTTTGACTAAAACAGAAAACCAAATCGCTATAACTCgttttttaaaatctaaaaccattgggttttggtttttcGATTTGGGtctttttcggttttagtcaatTTTTAACCACTTATAGGTTCGGGCGAATTGGCAAGGGGTTTTTTCTCAatcgggtatttaaaatagataTTTTTGCTTTGAAAGAGTTCTATAGCGCGGACCTCGTTAAGACACCGTATGCTAGAGCTCCCGCTATCTGATCGCGACACGaaatttcaagcgaaattcaccatTCAAGCgtggatccggttaagacaatgtatgctCGACCCCCCGTTATTAAATCGCGACAAGTAgcttcaagcgaaattcacttttaaaaaaaagaaaatagtaactaaacgttaggtaccatttatgtaattaagaAACATGAAAATACGtttttacccctcacgtgcaagtcacgtggggagGTTTTGACGGTCAGCTAACGGCGTTTGCCTCTAGTATGGTTCGAGTGGAGTTTTTGaaacgttgggtatgatcagcaaAATTTCGAAAGAAAGGTACGAAACTATAAATATtgcgcaaacgttaggtaccatttcggTAATTAACTCtgtattttatctttattttattattttccatGTACTTTAAAAGACAAGATATTAAAGTACAATAGTAATTAGAAAGAAATGCgtaaaaaatgtttgtatcaAATTTTTAGTAAATGATTTTTTAACAACCGCGCATCGCGCGAGTAACAAACATAGTTGGTATATATGCTGATATCAAACATtcataagatttttaatttttttttttttaattttatactttCATATCTTTTATTATCAATCTCTAATTAATTCATCATTCAtttgttaaagaaaaacaaaatatatatatacatatattttaatattgaaAGAATGGAGTAATAAGCTTCTGAATTCGTGTTTTATGCTTGATTTTCAAAAAGTCAAATTGTCTTATTTAACTTTACATAATTCCATTAAATATAGTACTTATTACTATAATTTTTGGTCAAAAGAAACATCTTAACgtaaaaaacttaaacaaaatcACTATAGTTATGTGTATCTTTATTCGTTGAAGTGAGATTCATCAATTagtataaattttttgatttaagtAAGACTATAAGAGTAGATGGTGAAAATAATAGgcaaattaatattaaatctaTAACAACGTATGTGATTCAAGTTTCAAAATGCGGTTGTTGAATGGGTTAGGGAGGTGCAGACGTGTTGTGGGAGATCCTATAAGTTTTCATTAGGTCTCGGTCCatccaatttttttaaaggtaaatttcGCTGAAAATTtcatgtcgcgattcgacagcgagaggtctagcatacgttgtcttaaccggatccacattagagagctccctcgaagtagaaatgcctatttcaaatacccgataggAGGAAAAGCCCCTACTAATCCACCCGAAGGCACGGCGATTAATAGGAGTAAACCCTGCCCCtccagacttgaacctgggtaaatccaagccaaaccctcataaagggacttccttatgtcctccccaagacttgaacacaagacctcataTATGGGGGGAtggtctttcaaccattgagctaatgctcaAGGACCTCGGTCCATCCAtttaaaaccgaaaaccaacTAGGACCCGAACATGGACCGAACTGTCTTACGTGGTCTGGTCCCCGTTTCTACATTTTTGACATTTGCGGTTCTCAGTCCGGTCCTCTAAGCCACCGGTTTGGTCCAGTTCTTGGACCGTGAAGGGAGTAAGATGAGACGAGATGGAGATATATGAATGTTAAGAAAAAGAGTTACTTGTAAAattggtccttgtggtttttcTATTATAACAATGAGGCTTCATTTCCGTATATCATTGCAATGCAAGTTTCCATTTTGAGAAATTTTGCAAGATTGATCCTTTTTTAACATAATTGTCATTTCATATAACACAGAATACCCATCGTTAGTAAGCTAACCTCATtgctaaaataataaaacaaaagaaatcaaTCGTGCAATTAAGTCTTTGAATTAATTGTAAGATTGGTCCTTATGGTTTGTTCATTTTAACAATAAGGGTCTCTTTTCAAGTTCATTAATAGTAAAGAATTGTATGAAAAGACGATATTTACTCTGCATGTGATGATCCCATTGTAAAACTGACGACATCTATTAATGGTAAGgaccaatttttaaaaaatttctcaaAACAAAAA
This genomic window contains:
- the LOC122601175 gene encoding uncharacterized mitochondrial protein AtMg00810-like; its protein translation is MGLNKYLDSGMQERKYCLELLNDFGLLGCKPIATPLDINLTIKPNSSKSKPLENISVYHKLIGKFIYLTLTRSDISYAVQCLSQFMHAPMVEHFQLGLRVLRYLKNSPGKGLHIQSCKSLSLKAFVDSDWARCLRTRRSITGYSVFLGNTLISWKSKKQSTVAKSSAEAEYRALATVTCEIIWLLNLLKDLGLGNHMLPVSVCSDSSSALQIAANPVFHE